The segment GCCATGATCTCGTCGATCCAGTCGTCGTTGCGCGTCAGCCCGAAGTAGCCCGATTGCAGGCGCAGGGTCTCGCGCACCGTGAAGAACGGGTCGAAGACCAGTTCCTGCGGCACCACGCCCAGCATGCGGCGCGCCATGCGGTAGTCGTCCACGACGTCGTGGCCAAGCACGCTGACGCGTCCCGAATTGGCGCGGTTCAGGCCCGCGAGGATCGAGATCAGCGTGGTCTTGCCCGCGCCGTTGGGCCCGAGCAGGCCGAAAAACTCGCCGCGCTCGACGCTGAAACTGACCCCCTTGAGCGCCTGCAGATTGCGGTAGCGCTTGCGGACATCGGTAATTTCGATGGCTTTCATGGCCGAATGTCTTGTGACTGGGCCGCTTTGCGGCCGGCCTATCTTGAGTTGGGGAACGCCCTTGAGGTTAGCCGCGCAGCACCTGGGGGAATCGTGTCAGGACACTTGGGGACGACTTGGGGACGAACAACCCGGAATTATAGGGGATGCAGGGGAAACCCCGCTTTGCTCGACGCGACGCCGACCCTCGGCCGGACGCCGTGGCATCGCATGGCTACGCGCGAAAGCTGCTGGCGCGCGGCAACGGATGCCGGTTCAATGTCGGTGGTGATGGTCCGCGTGATCGGCGGCCGAAGCGAGGCCCAGCAGGCCATCGACGCCATAGAGACTGGCCAGCGACCGCAGCTGGGCGGGCACGCCACTCAATGCCAGGGTCTGCCCGCGCCGCGACGCGACACGTTGCCAGGCCAGCAGCACGGCAACGGCAGCCGAATCGACCTGCTGCAGCGCGCTGCAATCGACCGTCACTTCGCCCTGCGTCACACGCGACAGCCCGTCACGCAGCACAGTGGCGGCGTTGCGGTTGGTCAGCGAATTGCCAAGGGCGGGCATGAAAGGTCGTGGAATCAGGGAGATGGAAATGAAACGCTCCCGCTCAGCGGTTGCAGGCGGGAGCGAACGGCCATTGTAGACCAGATCGTTGCGACGTGGTGCGCCGCAACGAAATCCGGATCAGCCCTTGGCGCTGGCCAACTGGCGGTTGCGGTCCTGCAGCGTCTTGATGATGCCGTCGACACCCTGCTGGTTGGCGATCGTGTTGAAGCTGCCCTTGTAGGCCTCGGTCAGCCAGGCGCCCAGCACGTTGATGTCGTAGACCTTCCAGCCTTGCGCGGTCTTCTCGAGACGGTAGTCGAGCTGGATCGGCTCGCCCTTGTTGATCACCTGGGTGCGGATCGTGGCATCGGTGTCCTCAGGCGTGCCGCGGTACGGACGGAACTGGACCTGCTGGTCGCGAATCTGCGCGATGGCGCCCGCGTACGTGCGGATCAGCAGCGTCTTGAACTCGTCGGTGATGACCTTCTGCTGCTCGGGCGACGCCTTCGACCAGTTACGGCCCATCGCGATCTGCGTGGTCTTGGTGAAATTGGCGTTCGGCAGGATCTTCTGCTCCACCAGCGCCGAGATCTTGCCAATGTTGCCGGCCTGCATGTCCTTGTCCGCGCGCACGCTGGTCATCACGTCGTTGACCACGGACTTGACCAGGCCGTCAGGGGTAGACGTGTCCGCCGCCTGCTGGGGGTGCGCGGCACCGGCGAAGGCGAAAACGGTGAGGAAGGGAAGCAGCAGTCGCTTGATCATCGTGAATATCCTTTCGATTCTGGTCCGGCCTGGACGCTGCCGGGTACCGGAACCATTGAAACACAGGCGTTGGGCAAGCGCGGGGCGCGAAATGTTCCAAACACCACATTCAAACACTTTGTTGCAGGGCTCACAGCGTGCTCACAGGCGACACAGGCGTTGTCAGCACTGGCCTGATGGGGCAATCAACCCGCCTTCGGACTTGCTGGGGTCGTGGGCGTGGCGGGCTCCGGTGCGGATGGCTGCGCGGGCGCGCTGTTGTCGTCCTGCTTTCCGTCCGGCGCGCCACCATCCTT is part of the Cupriavidus metallidurans CH34 genome and harbors:
- a CDS encoding STAS domain-containing protein, whose amino-acid sequence is MPALGNSLTNRNAATVLRDGLSRVTQGEVTVDCSALQQVDSAAVAVLLAWQRVASRRGQTLALSGVPAQLRSLASLYGVDGLLGLASAADHADHHHRH
- a CDS encoding MlaC/ttg2D family ABC transporter substrate-binding protein; translation: MIKRLLLPFLTVFAFAGAAHPQQAADTSTPDGLVKSVVNDVMTSVRADKDMQAGNIGKISALVEQKILPNANFTKTTQIAMGRNWSKASPEQQKVITDEFKTLLIRTYAGAIAQIRDQQVQFRPYRGTPEDTDATIRTQVINKGEPIQLDYRLEKTAQGWKVYDINVLGAWLTEAYKGSFNTIANQQGVDGIIKTLQDRNRQLASAKG